DNA from Aquaspirillum sp. LM1:
GCTCGCGCTCGCTGACGGCAATGCCAGGGCCGTTGTCTTCCACGCTGAGTAGCCAGCCACCTTCGGCGCAGGTCACCCCCAGGGTGATCTGCCCGCCGGGCTGGGTGTAACGAATGGCATTGTCGGTCAGATTCACCAGTAATTCATGCACACACAGCGCCTGGCCAACAATCCACGCCGATGCCACCTCGGCGTCCAGCGCCAGATCCTGCTGGCGCGCGCGCGCCAGCGGTGCCATTTCCAGCGCCAGCTCACGCACCATCGCCACCAGCTCCAGCCGCTCGCCAGGCAGATGGCTGTGATCTGGTTCCAGCCGTGACAGAGACAGCAGTTGATTGGCCAGGCGGATGGTCTGGCCGGTATGGGCATGCAGTGCGGTCACCACCTCGCGCAGCGCCACCGGGTCGGTCTGTCGCAGGGCAAATTCAGCCTGGGTGTTCAGCAAGGTGAGTGGGGTGCGCAGCTGGTGCGAGGCGTCGGCAATAAAGCGTTGCTGCAGCCCACGCTGGGCAGACAGACGATGCATGTACTGGTTGAGCGCCGCCACCAGCGGCGACAGTTCGCTGGGCACGGTGTGTTCTGGCAGCGGCGTCAGCGAGGTGGCGTCACGCTGCAAGATGGCGTCGCGCAGACGCAAGACCGGGCGCATGCCGCGAGCTAAGCGCATCCCACAGGATGCTATGGTTGACATCCTCCCCCGCCTAAAGTCGGGGGATTCCTACGGCGCTCATCCCGGCATCTAGCCGGCATAAGTCGCTTCGGCGGGTTCCTGCTGCTGGCGGCATGACTGCACCGCTCACTTCACAGGCTAACCGGGCGTGTCCCGCCCTTAGCACATTGATCGCGCCGACCAGATCGGCGTTTTCCTTAAAACCGCATTCAACACACTGGAACCGGGCTTGCGTCTGGCGGTTGTCCGCCGACACATGGCCGCAGCACGGACACGTCCGGCTGGTGTTCTGCGCCGGCACGGCGATGAGATGTCCACCGTTCCACGCCAGCTTGTAGTCCAGTTGCCGCCTGAACTCGGCCCATCCCTGATCCAGAATGGCCTTGTTCAGCCCGGATTTTGCCCGAACGTTCTTGCCCGGTGTTTCGGTTGTACCTGCCGCCGACCTGGACATATTCCGCACCTGCAAGTCCTCGATACACACCATCGCGTGGTTTTGGCTGATCGTGGTCGTGGCTTTGTGCAGGAAGTCGCGGCGGGCGTTGCCGATGCGGGAATGGATGCGCTGGACGCGGGTTTTCGCCTTCTTCCAGTTGTGGCTGAACTTGGTCTTGCGGCTCATGGCCTGTTGCGCTTTGCGCAGCGCCGTTTCATGCCGCCTGAAGCTGTTGAGCGGTGCGTAGAACGTGCCATCCGAGAGCGTGGCGAAGCGCACCACGCCCAGGTCGATGCCGACTGAACCGCCGTTGGGTATCGGCTGTTCGACCTCGCGTTCGGTCTGGATCGAGACGAAGCACTTGCCTGCCGACAGGCTGACGGTCACGTTTTTCACCGCACCCAATACTTCCCGGCTGTTGCGGTAGCGCAGCCAGCCGAGCTTGGGCAGGAAGATTCGGCTGTTGGCCTGGTCGAGCTTGATCTGTTTCGGGTCTGGATAGCGGAAGCTGTCGGACTGGCCCTTATTCTTGAAACGCGGGAAGTCGGCCCGCTTGGCGAAGAAGTTGGTGTAAGCACGCTCCAGATCCTTGAGCGTTTGTTGCAGCGGATGAACGGGCGCATCGGCCAGCCACGGCGTTTCAGATCCATTGCGCCACTCGGTGAGCAGCTTGCACAGCCCTGCGTAGCCAAGCTTCTTCTTGCCTTGCTCGTAGCGCTCCTTTTGCAACGCCAGCGCCTTGTTGAACACGAAGCGACACGACCCGGCGAAGCGGCGCATGTCGCGCTGCTGTTCGCCGGTCGGCATCAGTTCGTATTTGTAGGCTTGAAGGCGTTGCATACTGGTATTTTATACAGCCCACCCCCATCGCCGGCTGAATGGCCAGATCAGCGAGGTGCGCGATGGTCGCGCCAGGATCAGCGGCGAGGGTTGGTCGTTCTGGGGCAGCCTGCGTGGCGACGCCCAGCCCGGCCGCGCCGCCACGGCGATGATCCGCCTGGAGCGCGTGCGCGTGGCCGACGGCCCCGGCGACAACCACATTGCCCTGCCGCTGGTGACATCAATGTTCCTTGGCGACCGCTGGGAATACCTGTTCCACCCCGGCCACACCCGGCTGCGCGCCTACGGCGAACGGGCGCTGGGGGCGGGCGAGCACTGGCTGGCGCTGCCAGAACAGGATGTATGGATTTTTCCGGGCTGATACTAACGATAGCTGGCGGGCACCAGGATCCCCTCCTGGTACCCGCCAGCCTCTGCATCCCCAGCCTTGTGGCGGGCCGGCTTGATCCCGGCGTTGGCCCGCCATTTTTTTCACTTCCCCGAATCGGGCATGCGATGATTCCGGAGATGAATGTGCCCCGTGCTGGAGAATGTGATGTCTGTCCGGAGTGTTCCGACTGTTGTGCAACTGTTTACCGGGTTTTCCACCGTCGCCCTGTCCGGGTTTGGCGGCGTACTGCCCATCACCCGCCGCACCCTGGTGGAAAAACGCGGCTGGCTGGATGAAGCCGAATTCGTTGAACTGCTCAGCCTGGGTCAGTTATTGCCTGGCCCGAATATTGTCAACCTGGCGGTGATGCTGGGCGACCGCCGCCGGGGCCTGCCCGGCGCGCTGGCAGCAGTGGCCGGCCTGTTGACCGGCCCGCTGATCGTGGTGCTCAGCCTGGCCACCCTGCACCAGCGCTATGGCCACCTGCCGGTGGTGCAGCACGCCATCAGTGGCATGGCTGCCGCTGCCTGCGGTCTGCTGGTGGCCATGGGCCTGAAAATGGCCTGGCTGCACCCGAAAAACCCACGCACCGTGGCCGTGGCGCTGCTGGCCATGGCCGCCATCGCCGGACTGGGCTGGCCCTTGCTCAAGGTGCTGCTGATTGCCGGCCCGATGGCGCTGCTCTGGGCGGCACGCGAGGAGCGCTGACATGCACGACGAAAGCCTGTGGCCAGAAATTGCCTGGCTGTGCCTGATGATTTCGCTGATGGCCATTGGCGGTGCCAACGCCATGGTGCCGGAGATTCACCGCTATGTGATCGAGCAGCGCGGCTGGATGCGCGGCGACGAATTCGCCGCGCTGTTTGCCATTGCCCAGGCCTCGCCCGGGCCGAATGTGCTGTTTATCACCCTGATTGGCTGGAAAGTGGCCGGCTGGCCGGGGGCGGTGGCATCCACGGTAGCCATGTGTGGCCCCTCGTCCACCCTGGCGCTGCTGGCGGGCCGTGCCATGGCGCGCAACCCGCAAGCGCGCTGGCGGCGGGTGATCAAATCCGGTCTGGCCCCGCTGACCATCGGCCTGATTCTGGCTGCCGGCTGGGTACTCACCCGCAACACCGTGCACAGCTGGGCCGATGCCGCGCTGTGCGCCGTGGCGGTGGCGGCCTCGCTGCACGGGCGCATCAACCCGGTGTGGCTGATTGGCCTGGGTGCGGCGGCGGGAGTGATAGGGGGCTAAAGCACAGGTAAGACACACAATTGATATTGCAATAATCCGAAGGGCATCACCCCACCGAGGACGCCCTTCTCCTGACCGGGCCATCCGCCTGGGTCAGGCAGGAATCCGGGCAGGGCGGCTACCCGCCACCCTGCCCATCCGCGTCGGGGCAATACGCTCCGACATCCTGGAGCCAGGCACAAAACACCTTTCAAGGTGTGGCGCTGGGCCGTACTGCATGCAGCTACGGCAGGCCACACACGATTGCGTTTTGTGCCGCGCTCAGTGTGTTGAAAAAGAAGGTCTCTGAAAAATGGAAATTTCAGTTCAGCAGTTTGCCGGGATTGCACATTGCTTTCCCTTGCAACGCGGCAATTTGACATCCTCCCCCGCCTAAAGTCGGGGGATTCCTACGGCGCTCATCCCGGCATCGAGTCGGCATGAGTCGCTTCGGTGGGTTCCTGCTGCTGGCGGCATGACCGCACCGCTCACTTCACAGGCGATCCGGGCTACGGTTTCCCGCCCGGCGGAAGCGTCCGCCGTGTCCTGCCCTTCGTCTCGCAATCGTTGCATCCCGCGAGACAGGATGTTGATCGCGCCGACCAGATCGGCGTTTTCCTCGAAACCGCATTCCACACACTGAAACCGTGCCTGCGTCTGGCGGTTGTCCGCCGACACATGGCCGCAGCACGGACACGTCCGGCTGGTGTTCTGCGCCGGCACGGCGATGAGATGTCCACCGTTCCACGCCAGTTTGTAGTCCAATTGGCGGCGGAACTCGGCCCATCCTTGATCGAGGATGGACTTGTTCAGGCCGGACTTGGCCCGAACATTTCTTCCCGGTGCATCTGCCGTGCCTGCTGCCGACCTGGACATGTTCCTCACCTGCAAGTCCTCGATACACACCATCGCGTGGTTTTGGCTGATCGTGGTGGAGCACTTGTGCAGGAAGTCGCGGCGGGCATTGCCGATACGGGAATGGATACGCTGGATTCTGGACTTTGCCTTCTTCCAGTTGTTGCTGAATCTGGTCTTGCGGCTCATGGCCTGCTGCGCTTTGCGCAAGCGGGCTTCGTGTCGCTTGAAGCTGTTGAGCGGGGCATGAAAGGTGCCATCCGAGAGCGTGGCAAACCGTGCAATGCCCAGGTCGATGCCGACTGCACCGCCCTGCGGGATGGGCTGCTCGACCTCGCGTTCGGTCTGGATCGACACGGACCATTTGCCGCAGGACTGGCTGACGGTCACGTTTTTCACCGCACCCAACACTTCCCGGCTGTTGCAGTAGCGCAGCCAGCCGAGCTTGGGCAGGAAGATTCGGGCATTGGCCTGGTCGAGCTTGATCTGTTTCGGGTCTGGATAACGGAAGCTGTCGGACTGGCCCTTCTTCTTGAAACGCGGGAAGTCGGCCCGCTTGGCGAAGAAGTTGGCGTAAGCGC
Protein-coding regions in this window:
- a CDS encoding chromate transporter, encoding MSVRSVPTVVQLFTGFSTVALSGFGGVLPITRRTLVEKRGWLDEAEFVELLSLGQLLPGPNIVNLAVMLGDRRRGLPGALAAVAGLLTGPLIVVLSLATLHQRYGHLPVVQHAISGMAAAACGLLVAMGLKMAWLHPKNPRTVAVALLAMAAIAGLGWPLLKVLLIAGPMALLWAAREER
- a CDS encoding RNA-guided endonuclease TnpB family protein, with amino-acid sequence MQRLQAYKYELMPTGEQQRDMRRFAGSCRFVFNKALALQKERYEQGKKKLGYAGLCKLLTEWRNGSETPWLADAPVHPLQQTLKDLERAYTNFFAKRADFPRFKNKGQSDSFRYPDPKQIKLDQANSRIFLPKLGWLRYRNSREVLGAVKNVTVSLSAGKCFVSIQTEREVEQPIPNGGSVGIDLGVVRFATLSDGTFYAPLNSFRRHETALRKAQQAMSRKTKFSHNWKKAKTRVQRIHSRIGNARRDFLHKATTTISQNHAMVCIEDLQVRNMSRSAAGTTETPGKNVRAKSGLNKAILDQGWAEFRRQLDYKLAWNGGHLIAVPAQNTSRTCPCCGHVSADNRQTQARFQCVECGFKENADLVGAINVLRAGHARLACEVSGAVMPPAAGTRRSDLCRLDAGMSAVGIPRL
- a CDS encoding chromate transporter gives rise to the protein MHDESLWPEIAWLCLMISLMAIGGANAMVPEIHRYVIEQRGWMRGDEFAALFAIAQASPGPNVLFITLIGWKVAGWPGAVASTVAMCGPSSTLALLAGRAMARNPQARWRRVIKSGLAPLTIGLILAAGWVLTRNTVHSWADAALCAVAVAASLHGRINPVWLIGLGAAAGVIGG
- a CDS encoding RNA-guided endonuclease TnpB family protein; protein product: MQRLQAYKYELMPTGQQQRDMRRFAGSCRFVFNKALALQKERYEQGKKKLGYAGLCKLLTEWRNGSETPWLADAPVHPLQQTLKDLERAYANFFAKRADFPRFKKKGQSDSFRYPDPKQIKLDQANARIFLPKLGWLRYCNSREVLGAVKNVTVSQSCGKWSVSIQTEREVEQPIPQGGAVGIDLGIARFATLSDGTFHAPLNSFKRHEARLRKAQQAMSRKTRFSNNWKKAKSRIQRIHSRIGNARRDFLHKCSTTISQNHAMVCIEDLQVRNMSRSAAGTADAPGRNVRAKSGLNKSILDQGWAEFRRQLDYKLAWNGGHLIAVPAQNTSRTCPCCGHVSADNRQTQARFQCVECGFEENADLVGAINILSRGMQRLRDEGQDTADASAGRETVARIACEVSGAVMPPAAGTHRSDSCRLDAGMSAVGIPRL
- a CDS encoding HAMP domain-containing sensor histidine kinase, with translation MRLARGMRPVLRLRDAILQRDATSLTPLPEHTVPSELSPLVAALNQYMHRLSAQRGLQQRFIADASHQLRTPLTLLNTQAEFALRQTDPVALREVVTALHAHTGQTIRLANQLLSLSRLEPDHSHLPGERLELVAMVRELALEMAPLARARQQDLALDAEVASAWIVGQALCVHELLVNLTDNAIRYTQPGGQITLGVTCAEGGWLLSVEDNGPGIAVSERERVFERFYRVLGQSQETGCGLGLAIVAECVQALHGQIQLSHGHQGAGLRVTVFLPAARPDCA